A stretch of the Actinomyces faecalis genome encodes the following:
- a CDS encoding Gfo/Idh/MocA family protein, producing MMKPLRTAVVGAGQRSRELLAAAQSVAGMEIVLVIDPSATARERVQEQHPGMVAASGLEAALADHSIEAALVLTPDDTHASIGAALLEAGKHVMVDKPLATTIEGADALLAAAARADRLLYPGHNMRFMPVVEILRRVVTEGMIGTPQAVWTRHFVGRGGDYFFRDWHSESARSGGLLVHKACHDLDAMCYVLGTQISAVQAIGTNAVYHRCPPRAVDEPAPAVVNDVRHWPPTALPEVNPAMDVEDLSMVNIVFEGGIMGSYAQCHFTPDYWRNYCVIGDAGRVENIGDEAGGGVLVWSRRRHGFDPQPDLRLPIQELSASGTAKPAGSAWSTGNRGGAGHDGSDRRLLEDFVSAVRTGSQPRTDALTARNVVAAGVMARRSLRGDGRLLEVPAPLSFPAPAH from the coding sequence ATGATGAAACCGCTGCGTACCGCCGTCGTCGGTGCAGGGCAACGCAGCCGGGAGTTGCTTGCTGCTGCACAGTCGGTGGCTGGGATGGAGATCGTGCTCGTCATCGACCCCTCGGCCACAGCCCGCGAGCGCGTGCAGGAGCAGCACCCGGGTATGGTTGCGGCCTCAGGGCTGGAGGCCGCACTGGCCGATCACTCTATTGAAGCCGCTCTCGTCCTCACTCCTGATGACACCCATGCCTCAATCGGTGCGGCGCTGCTGGAGGCAGGCAAGCACGTCATGGTGGACAAGCCCCTCGCCACCACGATCGAAGGGGCTGATGCGCTTCTGGCTGCCGCGGCGCGAGCGGACCGCCTGCTCTATCCTGGGCACAACATGCGTTTCATGCCCGTGGTCGAGATCCTGCGCCGCGTGGTGACTGAGGGGATGATCGGCACGCCGCAGGCGGTGTGGACCAGGCACTTCGTGGGCCGGGGCGGGGACTATTTCTTCCGTGACTGGCACAGTGAGTCGGCACGCTCAGGTGGTCTGCTGGTGCACAAGGCCTGTCATGACCTGGACGCCATGTGCTACGTACTGGGCACGCAGATCAGTGCCGTCCAGGCAATCGGCACCAACGCCGTCTACCACCGGTGCCCGCCGCGGGCGGTGGACGAGCCCGCGCCCGCCGTCGTCAATGACGTCAGGCACTGGCCTCCCACGGCCTTGCCGGAGGTGAACCCAGCGATGGACGTTGAGGACCTGTCCATGGTCAATATCGTCTTCGAGGGCGGGATCATGGGCTCCTACGCGCAGTGCCACTTCACGCCTGACTACTGGCGCAATTACTGCGTGATCGGGGACGCAGGCCGGGTGGAGAACATCGGCGACGAAGCCGGCGGCGGGGTCCTCGTATGGAGCCGGCGACGTCATGGTTTTGATCCGCAGCCGGATCTGCGTCTGCCGATTCAGGAGCTGTCCGCATCTGGTACCGCGAAGCCGGCAGGGAGCGCCTGGAGCACAGGGAATCGCGGGGGCGCGGGCCACGATGGATCCGACCGGCGGCTGCTGGAGGACTTCGTGAGCGCGGTGCGCACGGGCAGCCAGCCGCGCACGGACGCGCTGACGGCACGCAACGTCGTTGCCGCCGGAGTCATGGCCCGGCGCTCCCTGCGAGGCGACGGCCGCCTCCTGGAGGTCCCAGCACCCTTATCCTTCCCCGCACCTGCTCACTGA
- a CDS encoding carbohydrate ABC transporter permease, with product MPKSHSSTTASPRPGAPGSARPSSLRRVLHSQRPFIGVHLVLLAGGIIMVFPFVYQILMSVATDREVMSVPPTFIPEEFHFENYAEVFRKLPFLAQFWNSVIITLGRLAGQVILCSLGGYAFARMHFRGRGLLFGLLLAILMVPGQSYLIGQYRIVRDLGLLETPWGVIAPGLFSAFGVFLMRQAFMGLPGELEEAARLDGANQWQVFWKIMFPLVRPTLFAVIITTILWSWNDLLWPLIVTSREENMPLSVGIATLAGQHSSDYTLMMAASAMAMAPIFLLFFTMQKRVIEGLASSGIKG from the coding sequence ATGCCTAAGTCTCACTCATCGACGACGGCGAGCCCGAGGCCGGGCGCTCCAGGTTCCGCGCGGCCGTCCTCGCTGCGACGGGTCCTGCACTCCCAGCGGCCGTTTATCGGCGTGCACCTGGTGCTCCTGGCTGGTGGCATCATCATGGTCTTCCCCTTCGTGTACCAGATCCTCATGTCCGTGGCCACGGACCGGGAGGTCATGAGCGTCCCGCCCACCTTCATTCCCGAGGAATTCCACTTCGAGAACTACGCCGAGGTCTTCCGCAAGCTGCCGTTCCTGGCCCAGTTCTGGAACTCGGTCATCATCACGCTCGGACGCCTTGCTGGACAGGTCATCCTGTGCTCGCTAGGTGGCTATGCCTTCGCACGTATGCACTTCCGCGGGCGGGGACTGCTCTTCGGGCTCCTGCTGGCCATCCTCATGGTGCCTGGACAGTCCTACCTCATCGGGCAGTACCGGATCGTGCGTGACCTGGGGCTGCTGGAGACGCCGTGGGGCGTCATCGCACCCGGCCTGTTCTCTGCCTTCGGTGTCTTCCTCATGCGCCAGGCGTTCATGGGGCTGCCTGGTGAGCTCGAGGAGGCGGCACGCCTCGATGGCGCTAACCAGTGGCAGGTGTTCTGGAAGATCATGTTCCCTCTGGTACGTCCCACCCTGTTCGCGGTCATCATCACGACGATCCTGTGGTCGTGGAACGACCTGCTGTGGCCGCTGATCGTGACCAGCCGAGAGGAGAACATGCCGCTGAGCGTGGGAATCGCGACCTTGGCTGGTCAGCACTCCAGCGACTACACGCTCATGATGGCCGCCTCGGCGATGGCGATGGCCCCGATCTTCCTGCTCTTCTTCACGATGCAAAAGCGCGTTATCGAGGGACTGGCGTCCTCGGGGATCAAGGGATAA
- the proC gene encoding pyrroline-5-carboxylate reductase, with translation MTTYGFIGAGNMAGAIVRGAVSAGLTRSKGGAGHQLLVTSAHGSAAQLAEQTGAEHVPQAAEVVRRSDVIILAVKPHVIPGVLEELEQDIAGHNPLVVSVAAGLSLERLESMLPARTRVVRAMPNMAAAVGESMTALAAGSTAGDQDVAVTQELMAAVGRTIVLPETDFSSFIGLAGSSPAFVFTFIDALARAGVLGGIAKEQAVAIVAQAVAGAARTVQVEAQARAAGEGGRTPADLVDAVCSPGGTTVAGVVAMEQAGFSSAVIEAFRATVARDRELGA, from the coding sequence ATGACGACCTATGGCTTCATCGGCGCAGGCAACATGGCGGGGGCGATCGTGCGCGGGGCGGTGTCGGCGGGTCTGACACGCAGCAAGGGCGGCGCCGGGCACCAGCTCCTGGTGACCTCCGCCCACGGCTCGGCGGCCCAGCTCGCTGAGCAGACCGGAGCCGAGCACGTGCCGCAGGCCGCTGAGGTCGTACGGCGCAGCGACGTCATCATCCTGGCGGTCAAGCCTCATGTGATCCCGGGAGTCCTGGAGGAGCTTGAGCAGGACATCGCCGGTCACAACCCACTGGTGGTCTCCGTCGCCGCGGGCCTGAGCCTGGAGCGGCTGGAGTCGATGCTGCCAGCACGCACCCGCGTGGTGCGGGCGATGCCCAACATGGCGGCGGCGGTGGGCGAGTCGATGACGGCGCTGGCGGCCGGAAGCACCGCCGGCGACCAGGACGTGGCTGTCACCCAGGAGCTCATGGCGGCGGTGGGCCGCACCATCGTGCTCCCGGAGACAGACTTCTCCTCCTTCATCGGGTTGGCAGGTTCCTCCCCCGCCTTTGTCTTCACCTTCATCGACGCCCTCGCCCGCGCCGGCGTGCTCGGTGGGATCGCCAAGGAGCAGGCGGTGGCGATCGTGGCGCAGGCGGTGGCGGGGGCGGCTCGCACGGTGCAGGTTGAGGCGCAGGCCCGCGCGGCTGGGGAGGGTGGCCGTACCCCGGCGGACCTGGTGGACGCCGTGTGCTCACCGGGCGGGACCACGGTGGCCGGAGTGGTCGCTATGGAGCAGGCGGGCTTCTCCTCAGCCGTCATTGAGGCCTTCCGTGCCACGGTGGCCCGCGACCGCGAGCTCGGCGCCTAG
- a CDS encoding extracellular solute-binding protein — translation MSATRRSFLSGAAMVAVAATLAACSDSGSDSKGSGSSDEALSPDTSAELTLAYWDKNQTPTVEANIKSFNEKYPNIKITTSLASYKDYWTKLRTQAEGGTMPDVLWMNGPNIQLYATNDMLLPVEDSSVDWSMYPQALVDLYTVDGKHYGIPKDFDTIGVFYNKKIFADAGVEEPTSDWTWDDFHAKAKAISEWGKDQGIWGCATTVNGDGQGTYYNTMLQAGGFVIKDGKSGFDDPKSIEGLQCWADWIADGSVAPPQVVTDTKPLPMFNNGKSAMFWSGDWTCPEVMADFDGDPKTDIGVVELPKKDTQATVIHGLSWVASSQTKNAAAAQALVAHMASKESQETEAKNGTAIPAYTGTQQPWIDTYPDWDVKIFVEAAETYAVSYPVSKNTDVWANAEADYVIPAFEGKTDVKQAATELAAFMNNALSEEG, via the coding sequence ATGTCCGCTACTCGCAGGTCCTTCCTGTCTGGCGCGGCGATGGTCGCCGTCGCCGCGACGCTCGCTGCCTGCTCCGACTCAGGGTCCGATTCCAAGGGCTCAGGATCCTCGGACGAGGCGCTCAGCCCCGACACCTCAGCCGAGCTGACCCTGGCCTACTGGGACAAGAACCAGACCCCCACGGTCGAGGCCAACATCAAGTCCTTCAACGAGAAGTACCCCAACATCAAGATCACCACCAGCCTTGCCTCCTACAAGGACTACTGGACCAAGCTGCGCACCCAGGCCGAGGGCGGGACAATGCCCGACGTGCTGTGGATGAACGGCCCCAACATCCAGCTCTACGCCACCAATGACATGCTCCTGCCCGTTGAGGACTCGTCAGTCGACTGGAGCATGTACCCGCAGGCACTGGTCGACCTCTACACCGTGGACGGAAAGCACTACGGGATCCCGAAGGACTTCGACACCATCGGCGTGTTCTACAACAAGAAGATCTTCGCTGACGCAGGGGTTGAGGAGCCCACGAGCGACTGGACCTGGGACGACTTCCACGCCAAGGCCAAGGCCATCTCTGAGTGGGGCAAGGACCAGGGGATCTGGGGATGCGCCACCACGGTCAACGGTGACGGGCAGGGCACCTACTACAACACCATGCTCCAGGCTGGTGGGTTCGTCATCAAGGACGGTAAGTCCGGCTTCGACGACCCCAAGTCGATTGAGGGCCTGCAGTGCTGGGCCGACTGGATCGCTGACGGGTCAGTGGCCCCGCCACAGGTGGTCACCGACACCAAGCCGCTGCCGATGTTCAACAACGGCAAGTCGGCGATGTTCTGGTCCGGTGACTGGACCTGCCCCGAGGTCATGGCAGACTTCGACGGTGACCCCAAGACAGACATCGGGGTCGTCGAGCTGCCGAAGAAGGACACGCAGGCCACCGTCATTCACGGCCTGAGCTGGGTGGCCTCCTCCCAGACCAAGAACGCTGCCGCCGCCCAGGCCCTGGTGGCGCACATGGCCTCCAAGGAGTCCCAGGAGACCGAGGCGAAGAACGGCACCGCCATCCCCGCCTACACCGGCACGCAGCAGCCGTGGATCGACACCTATCCCGACTGGGACGTCAAGATCTTCGTCGAGGCCGCCGAGACCTACGCAGTGTCCTACCCGGTGTCCAAGAACACCGACGTGTGGGCCAACGCAGAGGCGGACTACGTCATCCCGGCGTTCGAGGGCAAGACGGACGTGAAGCAGGCAGCCACGGAGCTCGCCGCCTTCATGAATAACGCCCTGTCCGAGGAGGGATGA
- a CDS encoding carbohydrate ABC transporter permease encodes MSHASISVVPADGGGSTLREGRATGTRRGRGPSRAGAWPVLFIGPLMLGVAVFYYWPIVTNLVVSMQKTGAFGNKTTFVGFDNYIALFTSPDLGSAIRNTLLYTVLVLMGIPLSVGIAAMIELPGLRLKSLYRTMYFMPYLAMPMAVAQVWKIVFNGEFGILNQLLRSLGIQHTPYWLTTPGWALLAVALFGIWASIGFNVIILSSGIKAIPRELYEAASIDGASGVRQFFSITVPLLTPQIFFLSIMTTIGGFQLFDALYAMVSQGNPAEPHTRSLVSLFYRYAFVNSDQGAGAAVAVVIFAFVAVVTLVQFIGQKRWVHYA; translated from the coding sequence ATGTCCCACGCCTCCATCTCGGTGGTCCCAGCCGACGGGGGTGGAAGCACGCTTCGGGAGGGACGCGCCACCGGCACACGCCGTGGGCGTGGTCCCTCCCGGGCGGGGGCGTGGCCAGTGCTGTTCATTGGTCCGCTCATGCTGGGCGTGGCAGTCTTCTACTACTGGCCGATCGTCACCAACCTCGTCGTGTCCATGCAGAAGACGGGCGCGTTCGGCAACAAGACCACATTCGTCGGTTTCGACAACTACATTGCCCTCTTCACCTCCCCCGACCTGGGCTCGGCCATCCGCAACACCCTCCTGTACACCGTGCTGGTACTGATGGGGATCCCACTGTCAGTGGGAATCGCGGCAATGATTGAGCTGCCAGGGCTGAGGCTCAAGAGCCTGTACCGCACGATGTACTTCATGCCCTACCTCGCCATGCCCATGGCTGTGGCACAGGTATGGAAGATCGTGTTCAACGGCGAGTTCGGCATCCTCAACCAGCTGCTTCGCTCACTGGGGATACAGCACACGCCGTACTGGCTGACGACCCCGGGCTGGGCGCTGCTGGCAGTGGCCCTGTTCGGCATCTGGGCCTCGATCGGGTTCAACGTCATCATCCTGTCCTCCGGGATCAAGGCGATCCCGCGTGAGCTGTATGAGGCGGCCTCTATTGACGGCGCCTCCGGGGTGAGGCAGTTCTTCTCGATCACGGTCCCGCTGCTGACTCCGCAGATCTTCTTCCTCAGCATCATGACCACGATCGGTGGCTTCCAGCTCTTTGACGCCCTGTACGCCATGGTCTCCCAGGGCAACCCTGCCGAGCCACACACCCGGTCCCTGGTCTCCCTGTTCTACAGGTACGCCTTCGTCAACTCCGACCAGGGCGCTGGCGCCGCCGTCGCCGTCGTCATCTTCGCCTTCGTGGCCGTGGTGACTCTTGTCCAGTTCATCGGGCAGAAGAGGTGGGTCCACTATGCCTAA
- the valS gene encoding valine--tRNA ligase, whose protein sequence is MSGTESSPRILPSELHSPRVPAKVSTEGLEAAWGKRWEEDGTYSFDRSAERDEVYSIDTPPPTVSGSLHVGHVFSYTHTDTVARYQRMRGKSVFYPMGWDDNGLPTERRVQNYFGVRCDPSLPYDPDFVPPHTGGEGKSIKAADQVPVSRRNFVELCERLTVEDEAQFEALWRHLGLSVDWRQNYQTIGVRARKVAQAAFLRNLARGEAYQAAAPGLWDVTFQTAVAQAELESREYPGFYHRLAFHVVDPAAAQAAKDAGAPIEEGPSGTADICIETTRPELLPACVALIAHPDDERFKPLFGTTVASPVFGVEVPVLPHPEAEMDKGAGIAMCCTFGDTTDIDWWRDLDLPLRAILRKDGRLEAETPEWITQAHGREIYEAMAGKTTFTARKVLVEELTSTGEMRGEPTKTVRQTNFFEKGDKPLEIVTSRQWYIRNGGKAWTNPASGKDLSAELLERGGELDFHPDFMRVRYENWVKGLNNDWLISRQRFFGVPFPLWYKVGADGEVDYDAIITPDESALPVDPSSDPAPGYTEDQRGVPGGFVGELDIMDTWATSSLSPQLVSGWLEDEDLFARVYPMDLRPQGQDIIRTWLFSSVVRADLEFGALPWKHAGISGWILDSDHKKMSKSKGNVVTPMSLLDKYGSDAVRYWAASARLGLDPAFEEAQIKVGRRLAIKVLNASKFALSMGVPWDADEATLAAVPAPSLDASQVTEPIDRAVLAALAGVVDTATAAFDRYEHARALEATESFFWTFCDDYIELVKDRANDVEGTHDAAAVASARTTLAIAVDTFVRLFAPFLPFVTEEVWSWYRTGSVHRASWPTSEGLRQGAGEADAELVAHAGVALAALRKVKSEAKVSQKTPILSVSLAAAPELVAAVESVRADLLEAAKVTGTFEVAEAAPSASEETTAQGGETAVAAAPVVVTAVELGEPPAKR, encoded by the coding sequence ATGTCTGGAACTGAGTCCTCTCCGCGGATCCTCCCCTCCGAGCTCCACAGCCCCCGAGTCCCTGCCAAGGTCAGTACCGAAGGCCTGGAGGCTGCCTGGGGCAAGCGCTGGGAGGAGGACGGCACCTACTCCTTCGACCGATCCGCCGAGCGTGACGAGGTCTACTCCATCGACACCCCGCCCCCCACGGTCTCCGGCTCCCTGCACGTGGGCCACGTCTTCTCCTACACCCACACCGACACCGTCGCCCGCTACCAGCGTATGCGTGGCAAGTCCGTCTTCTACCCCATGGGGTGGGACGACAACGGCCTGCCCACCGAGCGCCGCGTCCAGAACTACTTCGGCGTGCGCTGCGACCCCTCCCTGCCTTATGACCCGGACTTCGTCCCCCCGCACACCGGCGGTGAGGGTAAGTCGATCAAGGCGGCCGACCAGGTGCCGGTCTCGCGCCGTAACTTCGTGGAGCTGTGCGAGCGCCTCACCGTCGAGGACGAGGCCCAGTTCGAGGCACTGTGGCGCCACCTGGGCCTGAGCGTGGACTGGAGACAGAACTACCAGACCATCGGAGTGCGCGCCCGCAAGGTGGCTCAGGCCGCCTTCCTGCGCAACCTCGCTCGTGGCGAGGCCTACCAGGCGGCCGCTCCTGGCCTGTGGGACGTGACCTTCCAGACCGCCGTCGCCCAGGCTGAGCTGGAGAGCCGTGAGTACCCCGGCTTCTACCACCGTCTGGCCTTCCACGTCGTCGACCCTGCTGCCGCCCAGGCCGCCAAGGACGCCGGTGCCCCGATCGAGGAGGGGCCCTCTGGCACCGCCGACATCTGCATCGAGACCACGCGCCCTGAGCTTCTGCCTGCTTGCGTGGCGCTGATCGCCCACCCCGACGACGAGCGCTTCAAGCCCCTGTTCGGCACCACCGTGGCCTCCCCGGTCTTCGGGGTCGAGGTCCCCGTCCTGCCCCACCCCGAGGCGGAGATGGACAAGGGTGCTGGTATCGCCATGTGCTGCACCTTTGGTGACACCACGGACATCGACTGGTGGCGTGACCTGGACCTGCCGCTACGCGCGATCCTGCGCAAGGACGGCCGCCTGGAGGCCGAGACCCCGGAGTGGATCACACAGGCCCACGGGCGCGAGATCTATGAGGCCATGGCTGGCAAGACCACGTTCACCGCGCGCAAGGTCCTGGTGGAGGAGCTGACCTCGACCGGTGAGATGCGCGGTGAGCCCACCAAGACCGTGCGCCAGACGAACTTCTTCGAGAAGGGCGACAAGCCCCTGGAGATCGTCACCTCTCGCCAGTGGTACATCCGCAACGGCGGCAAGGCCTGGACGAACCCGGCCTCGGGCAAGGACCTCAGCGCCGAGCTGCTGGAGCGCGGCGGAGAGCTCGACTTCCACCCCGACTTCATGCGGGTGCGCTACGAGAACTGGGTCAAGGGCCTGAACAATGACTGGCTCATCTCCCGCCAGCGCTTCTTCGGCGTGCCCTTCCCGCTGTGGTACAAGGTCGGCGCCGACGGTGAGGTCGACTACGACGCGATCATCACCCCGGACGAGTCCGCCCTGCCTGTGGACCCCTCCTCTGACCCGGCCCCCGGCTACACCGAGGACCAGCGCGGGGTGCCCGGTGGCTTCGTCGGCGAGCTCGACATCATGGACACCTGGGCCACCTCCTCCCTGTCCCCGCAGCTGGTGTCGGGCTGGCTGGAGGACGAGGACCTCTTCGCCCGCGTCTACCCCATGGACCTGCGCCCCCAGGGCCAGGACATCATCCGCACCTGGCTGTTCTCCTCGGTTGTGCGCGCGGACCTGGAGTTTGGTGCCCTGCCGTGGAAGCACGCGGGCATCTCCGGGTGGATCCTGGACTCTGACCACAAGAAGATGTCCAAGTCCAAGGGCAACGTGGTGACCCCCATGAGCCTGCTGGACAAGTACGGCTCCGACGCCGTGCGCTACTGGGCGGCCTCGGCCCGCCTGGGACTGGACCCGGCCTTTGAGGAGGCCCAGATCAAGGTGGGACGCCGCCTGGCGATCAAGGTCCTCAACGCCTCGAAGTTCGCCCTGTCCATGGGCGTGCCGTGGGACGCTGACGAGGCGACGCTGGCTGCTGTGCCGGCCCCGAGCCTGGACGCTTCTCAGGTGACCGAGCCGATCGACCGTGCCGTGCTGGCCGCTCTGGCCGGTGTGGTCGACACCGCGACGGCCGCCTTCGACCGCTACGAGCACGCTCGCGCGCTGGAGGCGACAGAGTCCTTCTTCTGGACCTTCTGCGACGACTACATCGAGCTCGTCAAGGACCGTGCCAACGACGTCGAGGGCACGCACGACGCAGCCGCAGTGGCCTCGGCCCGCACGACCCTGGCGATCGCCGTGGACACCTTTGTGCGCCTCTTCGCTCCCTTCCTGCCCTTCGTGACCGAGGAGGTGTGGTCCTGGTACCGCACCGGCTCGGTGCACCGTGCCTCCTGGCCGACGAGCGAGGGACTGCGTCAGGGTGCCGGCGAGGCGGACGCCGAGCTCGTGGCGCACGCTGGTGTGGCGCTGGCGGCGCTGCGCAAGGTGAAGTCCGAGGCCAAGGTCAGCCAGAAGACCCCGATCCTCTCGGTGAGCCTGGCAGCCGCCCCGGAGCTGGTCGCGGCGGTGGAGTCCGTTCGCGCTGACCTGCTGGAGGCTGCCAAGGTCACTGGCACCTTCGAGGTAGCTGAGGCTGCGCCGTCGGCCAGTGAGGAGACGACGGCGCAGGGCGGGGAGACTGCCGTAGCCGCAGCGCCCGTGGTGGTCACCGCCGTCGAGCTGGGGGAGCCACCGGCCAAGCGCTGA
- a CDS encoding ROK family protein codes for MSTARSSSSRRDRQSQDRCDKVDAVLAVLRRNDAVTVSALAKETGYSRPTVISILEEMRAVDLAHESEIADQGVGRPAGTWAISPSAGIVIGLDLLPTSLLAVAASLRGEVLTARRARLVADDAEARLTQAADVVRTLAASLTTHGPLLHLAVSATGRVDDAGTILLSDLVPAWNGFPLADRLRQELDVPTTVENDINMAALGEFASRRQDGRINADGDLLFIQLARGLHTGLILGGAIHRGHEWNAGEIADLLDLSLSDHGEITDDWVRRAALTIASVCAVVDPDAIVLPTPSPTARTTVARVAGAVTALRRPSTPSFATELSNLDWAAGVVGALHCALDAADRQITGVTHPRPTALSGISVIQHHLKKGQHSTMSTATSPASSDTLRVGVVGVGARSRFTLAAELPENNGRITAVCDPHHLVRERVRSRLDREPDDVVITSRVEDLIASGIDVAFVTSPDDTHAEVTCTLLEAGIPVYLEKPLAINLEDATRVLQTAYRTQTRLYVGHNMRHMNVVRSMRDIIRSGRIGEVKAIWCRHFVGHGGDYYFKDWHAEREHANTLLLQKAAHDIDVMHWLADSHTTDVVAMGGLTVYDKVTNRADNSDDLMSNWFSTSHWPPLAQQRLNPVIDVEDLSMMLMRMESGVYASYQQCHYTPDYWRNYTVIGTEGRIENFGDGEGGTIRLWASRSDYSAEGDASFPILGDAGGHGDADVLTITEFMRFARHGVPTDTSPLGAWYAVAAGIQAADSLRHGSRPAHVPQLEQEIVRYFTNNQNPQG; via the coding sequence ATGAGCACAGCACGTTCCTCGTCCTCACGACGGGACCGACAGTCTCAGGACCGTTGCGACAAGGTCGACGCCGTCCTCGCCGTGCTGCGCCGCAACGACGCCGTCACCGTCTCCGCCCTGGCCAAAGAGACCGGCTACTCCCGTCCCACCGTCATCTCCATCCTTGAGGAGATGCGCGCCGTCGACCTCGCCCACGAGTCTGAGATCGCCGACCAGGGCGTCGGACGCCCAGCAGGTACCTGGGCGATCTCCCCTAGTGCCGGCATCGTCATCGGCCTGGACCTGCTGCCCACCTCCCTGCTCGCCGTCGCTGCCAGCCTGCGCGGCGAGGTCCTCACCGCCCGCCGTGCCCGCCTCGTTGCCGACGACGCCGAGGCCAGGCTCACACAGGCCGCCGACGTCGTGCGCACCCTGGCAGCCAGCCTCACCACTCACGGCCCGCTCCTCCACCTGGCCGTCTCTGCCACTGGACGGGTTGACGACGCCGGCACGATCCTCCTGTCCGACCTCGTCCCCGCCTGGAACGGCTTCCCCCTAGCCGACCGACTCCGCCAGGAGCTGGACGTGCCCACCACGGTGGAGAACGACATCAACATGGCAGCTCTCGGTGAGTTCGCCTCACGCCGCCAGGACGGGCGTATCAACGCCGACGGCGACCTCCTGTTCATCCAGCTTGCGCGCGGCCTGCACACCGGCTTGATCCTGGGTGGCGCAATCCACCGCGGACACGAGTGGAACGCTGGCGAGATCGCGGACCTGCTCGACCTGAGCCTGTCCGACCACGGCGAGATCACCGACGACTGGGTCCGGCGCGCCGCCCTGACCATTGCCTCAGTGTGCGCCGTCGTCGATCCCGACGCCATCGTCCTGCCCACGCCCTCGCCCACCGCACGCACCACCGTCGCCCGCGTCGCCGGCGCCGTCACGGCCCTGCGACGTCCCTCCACCCCGTCCTTCGCCACCGAGCTCAGCAACCTGGACTGGGCCGCCGGCGTCGTCGGAGCCCTCCACTGCGCCCTGGACGCGGCCGACCGTCAGATCACCGGCGTCACTCACCCACGCCCTACCGCCCTGAGCGGCATCAGCGTTATCCAGCACCACCTGAAGAAAGGCCAGCACTCCACCATGTCCACTGCCACCTCCCCGGCCAGCTCCGACACCCTGCGTGTCGGCGTCGTCGGCGTCGGAGCCCGGTCCCGTTTCACGCTGGCCGCCGAGCTTCCGGAGAACAACGGCCGTATCACCGCCGTATGCGACCCTCACCACCTGGTCCGCGAGCGCGTGCGCTCCCGCCTGGACCGCGAGCCCGACGACGTCGTCATCACCAGCAGAGTTGAGGACCTCATCGCCTCCGGGATCGACGTGGCCTTCGTGACCTCCCCTGACGACACCCATGCCGAGGTCACCTGCACCCTGCTCGAGGCCGGGATCCCGGTCTATCTCGAGAAGCCCCTGGCCATCAACCTGGAGGATGCCACCCGGGTGCTCCAGACCGCCTACCGCACCCAGACCCGGCTGTACGTGGGGCACAACATGCGCCACATGAATGTGGTCCGCTCCATGCGTGACATCATCCGCTCCGGCCGCATCGGTGAGGTCAAGGCCATCTGGTGTCGCCACTTCGTGGGTCATGGCGGCGACTACTACTTCAAGGACTGGCACGCCGAGCGCGAGCATGCCAACACCCTGCTGCTGCAGAAGGCCGCCCATGACATCGACGTCATGCACTGGCTGGCCGACTCTCACACCACCGACGTGGTCGCCATGGGCGGGCTGACGGTCTATGACAAGGTCACCAACCGGGCTGACAACTCCGACGACCTCATGAGCAACTGGTTCTCCACCAGCCACTGGCCTCCTCTGGCCCAGCAGCGCCTGAACCCCGTCATCGATGTCGAGGACCTGTCCATGATGCTCATGCGTATGGAGTCCGGGGTCTACGCCTCCTACCAGCAGTGCCACTACACCCCGGACTACTGGCGCAACTACACAGTCATCGGCACCGAGGGACGGATCGAGAACTTCGGCGACGGCGAGGGCGGGACCATTCGCTTGTGGGCCTCCCGCTCGGACTACTCCGCTGAAGGCGACGCCTCCTTCCCGATCCTGGGCGACGCCGGCGGCCACGGTGACGCCGATGTCCTCACGATCACCGAGTTCATGCGCTTCGCACGCCACGGTGTGCCCACTGACACCTCTCCGTTGGGTGCCTGGTACGCCGTCGCCGCCGGTATCCAGGCTGCTGACTCCCTGCGGCACGGCTCGCGCCCGGCACACGTGCCACAGCTGGAGCAGGAGATCGTCCGTTACTTCACCAACAACCAGAACCCCCAGGGCTGA